Proteins co-encoded in one Dyella japonica A8 genomic window:
- a CDS encoding glucokinase: protein MSEGNLVSGSTGVVYPLAGETAPAGGNVAGHDTPELLLAADVGGTHARLGLIAYSRPAAMLDVLAYQVYPCRDDASLDAIVQRFCQGMAIRPRRFALACAGYLHEGRVINSHLQWPIEPAALERALGLDEVCVLNDFVALAHAVPHLNGDAATPLHVPARAAPAGPVVVVGPGTGLGVAVRLPGPAPQVLPTEAGHIQLAARTSRERQVLAVLSPADAHAPYDMVLSGPGLLRVYRALCQIEGVAPACHAPAEVVAAAVANRDALAHETLQLFCGWLGSFTGDLAMMYGATGGIHLAGGFLSQMTDLLRASSFVERFLDKGVVRPFLETVPVQVVDHAQLAVIGAARWLVERTAPVASV, encoded by the coding sequence GTGAGTGAAGGCAACCTGGTGAGCGGCAGCACGGGAGTGGTCTACCCCTTGGCCGGCGAGACCGCGCCCGCGGGCGGGAACGTGGCGGGGCATGACACGCCGGAGCTGCTGCTGGCCGCCGACGTGGGCGGCACGCATGCGCGGCTTGGCCTCATTGCCTACTCGCGGCCGGCTGCCATGCTCGACGTGCTGGCGTATCAGGTCTATCCATGCCGCGACGACGCGAGCCTGGATGCGATCGTGCAGCGCTTCTGCCAGGGCATGGCGATCAGGCCGCGGCGGTTTGCGCTGGCCTGCGCGGGCTATCTGCACGAAGGGCGCGTGATCAACAGCCACCTGCAGTGGCCCATCGAGCCGGCCGCGCTGGAGCGTGCACTGGGGCTGGATGAAGTGTGCGTGCTGAATGACTTTGTGGCGCTGGCGCATGCCGTGCCGCATCTCAACGGCGACGCGGCAACGCCGCTGCATGTCCCCGCGCGCGCCGCGCCGGCAGGGCCGGTGGTGGTGGTCGGTCCCGGCACGGGGCTGGGCGTCGCCGTGCGCCTGCCGGGTCCGGCGCCGCAGGTATTGCCGACGGAAGCAGGGCACATCCAGCTGGCGGCGCGCACGTCGCGCGAACGGCAGGTGCTGGCGGTGCTGTCGCCGGCTGACGCCCATGCGCCCTACGACATGGTGCTGTCCGGCCCGGGCCTGCTGCGCGTCTATCGCGCGCTGTGCCAGATCGAAGGCGTTGCGCCGGCCTGCCACGCGCCGGCCGAGGTGGTGGCCGCTGCCGTCGCGAACCGCGATGCGCTGGCGCACGAAACCCTGCAGCTGTTCTGCGGCTGGCTGGGTTCTTTCACCGGCGACCTGGCGATGATGTACGGCGCCACCGGTGGCATCCATCTGGCAGGCGGTTTCCTTTCGCAGATGACGGACCTGCTGCGTGCCAGCAGTTTCGTCGAGCGTTTTCTCGACAAGGGCGTGGTGCGTCCCTTCCTTGAAACCGTGCCGGTGCAGGTGGTGGATCACGCGCAACTGGCGGTCATCGGCGCGGCACGCTGGCTGGTGGAACGCACGGCGCCTGTCGCGTCTGTGTAA
- a CDS encoding alpha-L-fucosidase, which yields MAAVACAGTVAATEQAAFTPPDAATIEQQWVAANKPYDHARSEILAQTEKVAWQGPMQPDWQRLTAYRTPDWYRDAKFGIFIHWGVYSVPAFKGEWYPRHMYEREGENSDRYRHQIATYGPMPKVGYKDLIPLFKAEHFDPDAWAKLFREAGARYVVPVAEHHDGFAMYDSKLSDWTAVKMGPHRDVIGELAKAIRAQGMKLGLSSHRAEHDWFYEYGRQFDSDVNDPRYAALYGPAHPNKGAKGEDGQDVDWTFVSDAYLNDWLARSAEIVQDYHPDLMYFDWWIGQPRFRGALADFAAFYYNQAAARQQGVVLNYKLNDMRPGTGTLNIERGQAAGIREQPWQTETSVSPDSWGYAEGDTYKSPDEIVQLLADVVSKNGNLLLNIGPKADGTIPDEARGILQAVGQWMHANGDAIYGTRPWQRFGEGPTEVAAGTNQDTKTKPYTADDFRFTMKNGQLYAIEMAWPATKHALIHSIGPTMKVTSVTLLATGKPVPFTQQPDGLHLDLPAQPQGVHVYAYRIALASH from the coding sequence GTGGCCGCCGTGGCATGCGCAGGCACGGTGGCGGCCACGGAGCAGGCGGCGTTTACGCCGCCCGATGCAGCGACCATCGAGCAGCAATGGGTGGCCGCCAACAAGCCTTATGACCATGCGCGTAGCGAGATCCTCGCGCAGACCGAGAAGGTAGCGTGGCAGGGGCCGATGCAGCCGGACTGGCAGCGCCTGACGGCCTACCGCACGCCCGACTGGTACCGCGATGCCAAGTTCGGCATCTTCATCCACTGGGGCGTGTATTCGGTGCCAGCCTTCAAGGGCGAGTGGTATCCGCGCCACATGTACGAGCGCGAAGGCGAGAACTCCGACCGCTACCGCCACCAGATCGCCACCTACGGGCCCATGCCCAAGGTGGGTTACAAGGATCTGATCCCGCTGTTCAAGGCCGAGCATTTCGATCCGGACGCGTGGGCAAAATTGTTCCGCGAAGCGGGCGCACGCTACGTGGTGCCGGTGGCCGAGCATCACGACGGCTTCGCCATGTACGACTCCAAACTGTCGGACTGGACGGCGGTGAAGATGGGCCCGCACCGCGACGTGATCGGCGAGCTGGCCAAGGCCATCCGCGCGCAGGGCATGAAGCTGGGCCTGTCGTCGCACCGCGCCGAGCATGACTGGTTCTACGAATACGGCCGCCAGTTCGATTCCGACGTCAACGATCCGCGCTACGCGGCGCTGTATGGCCCGGCGCATCCCAACAAAGGGGCCAAGGGCGAAGACGGCCAGGACGTGGACTGGACCTTCGTGTCCGATGCGTACCTCAACGACTGGCTGGCACGCTCGGCGGAGATCGTGCAGGACTACCACCCCGACCTGATGTACTTCGACTGGTGGATCGGCCAGCCACGCTTCCGCGGCGCGCTCGCCGACTTCGCCGCGTTCTACTACAACCAGGCCGCCGCACGGCAGCAGGGCGTGGTGCTGAACTACAAGCTCAACGACATGCGTCCCGGCACCGGCACGCTCAACATTGAGCGCGGGCAGGCCGCGGGCATCCGCGAGCAGCCGTGGCAAACCGAAACCTCGGTGAGTCCCGACTCGTGGGGCTATGCCGAGGGCGACACTTACAAGTCGCCGGACGAGATCGTGCAGCTGCTCGCCGACGTGGTCAGCAAGAACGGCAACCTGCTCTTGAACATCGGACCCAAGGCCGACGGCACCATTCCGGACGAAGCGCGCGGCATCCTGCAGGCAGTGGGCCAGTGGATGCACGCCAATGGCGACGCCATCTACGGCACGCGTCCGTGGCAGCGTTTCGGCGAAGGCCCGACGGAAGTGGCGGCCGGTACCAACCAGGACACCAAGACCAAGCCGTACACCGCCGACGACTTCCGCTTCACCATGAAGAACGGTCAGCTCTACGCCATTGAAATGGCATGGCCGGCGACGAAGCACGCGCTGATCCACTCGATCGGGCCGACGATGAAAGTGACGTCCGTAACCCTGCTGGCCACCGGCAAGCCTGTTCCGTTCACCCAGCAGCCCGATGGCCTGCACCTCGACCTGCCGGCGCAGCCGCAGGGCGTGCATGTGTACGCGTATCGCATCGCGCTGGCTTCACACTGA
- a CDS encoding GH92 family glycosyl hydrolase: protein MNLSPAHFQRRATSTLNRYASVAIALAIFATGSIGACLAANGGAPSSTTSAVDEANPLVGTAPLDRQELIGNAPPPGEPLYSGMTSPGASLPQSSTEAAPVNINADLSYPTGVAASYGYGRPTMIGFTGGGSTYGARAAPMIMPVVGDWTVPPDYAQSTYDKASEQASPGYYAVDLATFHTRVELTAAQWSSLMRFTFPASHRSNVVVNLRRGGGTVEVVDDHTIRGLAEGRAERDSDGNWFVAEFSRPFAGFGSFRALHNDQGRGLGDEDVQAGRRTVSGSYAGAYVTFDTKAGEQVLVRIAHGHSAEEAEQRLHAEGDRWDFDRVHAQARAAWTQLFDRVEVTGGTPKQRMLFYSTLYHSFASPRLLARKGGRYTDADGHVQVASYDRYGPVPFWDTGRNQITLLMLLEPDVVQDIMRSELDRARERGYMDTSFHGDHAVLLYDGAWQRGIPFDYAAAYEYLRKNATDPKGPRGDLAEYMTNGWISDMVPPADASPPYAGGKAGAATTLEYAWDDHALADIARRLGKTDDAQLFLHRAANYRNVFDPSVGFVRGRTGDGQWISPFDPGEPYYNFMMKEASGWSTLWLVPHDVQGLVDLLGGRDAFNAKLDAFFATPYRAKGICRDCTGLIGQYVQGNQPDQQAAYLYAWSGQPWKTQALARRILADMYGSDASGYAYPGMDDQGSTSSWYVLSAMGFYPVDPSRPEYILGSPIFDRARLHMGNGKVFEIVARNNSARNMYIQSATLNGKPWTQPWFSHTDIANGATLVLTMGPEPNKAWGADAHDAPPSMSVGKQ from the coding sequence ATGAACCTATCGCCTGCACATTTTCAGCGTCGAGCCACGTCCACGCTCAACCGTTACGCCAGCGTGGCCATCGCGCTGGCCATCTTCGCGACCGGCAGCATCGGCGCGTGCCTTGCCGCGAACGGCGGCGCACCGTCATCCACGACGTCGGCCGTCGATGAAGCCAATCCGCTGGTCGGCACCGCGCCGCTGGATCGGCAGGAGCTGATCGGCAACGCGCCGCCGCCGGGCGAGCCGCTGTATTCGGGCATGACGTCGCCGGGCGCCAGCCTGCCGCAAAGCTCCACCGAGGCGGCGCCGGTCAACATCAATGCGGATCTGAGTTACCCCACGGGCGTGGCGGCGTCCTACGGTTATGGCCGTCCGACCATGATCGGCTTCACCGGCGGCGGTTCGACTTACGGCGCGCGTGCCGCGCCGATGATCATGCCGGTGGTGGGCGACTGGACGGTACCGCCGGACTATGCGCAGTCCACCTACGACAAGGCGAGCGAGCAGGCGTCGCCCGGCTATTACGCGGTTGACCTCGCCACCTTCCACACGCGAGTGGAGCTGACGGCGGCACAGTGGAGCAGCCTGATGCGCTTCACCTTTCCGGCGAGCCATCGCTCGAACGTGGTGGTCAACCTGCGCCGCGGCGGCGGCACGGTGGAAGTGGTCGACGATCACACGATCCGTGGCCTTGCCGAGGGCCGCGCGGAACGTGATTCGGACGGCAACTGGTTCGTGGCCGAGTTCTCGCGGCCGTTCGCGGGCTTCGGCAGCTTCCGCGCGTTGCACAACGACCAGGGCCGCGGACTCGGCGACGAGGACGTGCAGGCTGGCCGGCGCACGGTGTCCGGCAGCTATGCGGGCGCCTATGTCACCTTCGACACGAAGGCGGGCGAGCAGGTGCTGGTAAGGATCGCGCACGGGCATAGCGCCGAGGAGGCCGAACAACGCCTGCACGCCGAGGGCGACCGCTGGGATTTCGACCGCGTGCACGCCCAGGCGCGTGCGGCCTGGACGCAGCTGTTCGACCGCGTCGAGGTGACTGGCGGCACACCGAAGCAGCGCATGCTGTTCTATTCGACGCTGTACCACTCGTTTGCCAGCCCGCGATTGCTCGCGCGCAAGGGCGGCCGCTACACCGATGCGGATGGCCACGTGCAGGTTGCCAGCTACGACCGCTATGGCCCGGTGCCCTTCTGGGATACCGGACGCAACCAGATCACGCTGCTGATGTTGCTGGAGCCGGACGTGGTGCAGGACATCATGCGCTCCGAGCTGGATCGCGCACGCGAACGCGGCTACATGGACACCTCGTTCCATGGCGACCATGCGGTGTTGCTCTACGACGGCGCGTGGCAGCGAGGCATCCCGTTCGACTACGCGGCCGCTTACGAGTACCTGCGCAAGAACGCCACCGACCCCAAGGGGCCGCGCGGCGACCTGGCCGAGTACATGACGAACGGCTGGATCTCGGACATGGTTCCTCCGGCCGACGCCAGTCCACCTTATGCCGGCGGCAAGGCGGGTGCCGCCACCACGCTCGAATACGCCTGGGACGATCATGCGCTGGCTGATATCGCCCGTCGCCTCGGCAAGACCGACGACGCCCAGTTGTTCCTGCATCGCGCCGCGAACTACCGCAACGTGTTCGATCCGTCGGTGGGCTTCGTCCGTGGACGCACCGGGGACGGCCAGTGGATCTCGCCGTTCGATCCGGGTGAGCCGTACTACAACTTCATGATGAAGGAAGCCTCGGGCTGGTCCACCTTGTGGCTGGTGCCGCATGACGTGCAGGGCCTGGTGGATCTGCTGGGCGGACGCGACGCGTTCAACGCCAAGCTCGACGCGTTCTTCGCCACGCCCTACCGAGCCAAGGGCATCTGCCGCGATTGCACCGGGCTGATCGGCCAGTACGTGCAGGGCAACCAGCCCGACCAGCAGGCGGCCTACCTCTATGCCTGGAGCGGCCAGCCCTGGAAAACGCAGGCGTTGGCGCGCCGCATTCTCGCCGACATGTACGGCAGCGACGCGAGCGGCTACGCGTATCCCGGCATGGATGACCAGGGCTCCACCTCGTCCTGGTACGTGCTGAGTGCGATGGGCTTCTACCCGGTGGACCCCTCCCGCCCGGAATACATCCTGGGCAGCCCGATCTTCGACCGGGCACGCCTGCACATGGGCAACGGCAAGGTGTTCGAGATCGTCGCGCGCAACAACTCGGCGAGGAACATGTACATCCAGTCCGCCACGCTCAACGGCAAGCCATGGACCCAACCCTGGTTCAGCCACACCGACATCGCCAACGGCGCCACGCTGGTGCTCACGATGGGGCCCGAGCCGAACAAGGCCTGGGGCGCGGACGCGCACGATGCGCCGCCCTCGATGTCGGTGGGAAAGCAGTGA